A part of Saccharomonospora amisosensis genomic DNA contains:
- a CDS encoding serine/threonine-protein kinase, with the protein MKGTEGALVGGRYRLDQPIGRGRAGIVWLAFDTMLYRTVAAKNLYLPPDRDPEQARQLALREGQRAMKVTHPSAVAVYDAFSEDGDVWLVMEYVPSRNMADFLSEHGELTPGQAAYLGVALGSALSAAHAAGVPHSAVEPGNVLLADDGGVKITDIGLSQPPADPAFRAPEVANGEPASPASDAYSLGATLFTAVEGTPPFGSDGTSEPVVPRRTGPLTGALLKLLRTDPELRPMLPDTIKALQAVSRGQQNGFVPPTAPAMPTVPLLPRPPRIPAQAGPATAAAPQAGRLRSLPRSWTWSLAALVVAAAFALLFAVM; encoded by the coding sequence GTGAAGGGAACGGAAGGCGCTCTCGTCGGCGGACGGTACAGGTTGGACCAACCCATCGGTCGCGGCCGGGCCGGGATCGTGTGGCTGGCGTTCGACACGATGCTGTACCGCACCGTCGCGGCCAAGAACCTGTACCTGCCGCCCGACCGTGACCCGGAACAAGCCAGACAGCTCGCGCTGCGAGAAGGGCAGCGAGCCATGAAGGTCACCCACCCGAGCGCGGTCGCCGTCTACGACGCCTTCTCCGAGGACGGCGACGTCTGGCTGGTCATGGAATACGTCCCTTCCCGCAACATGGCCGACTTCCTGTCCGAGCACGGCGAACTGACCCCGGGACAGGCCGCGTACCTCGGTGTGGCTCTCGGGTCCGCGTTGTCGGCCGCACACGCCGCAGGAGTGCCACACTCGGCGGTCGAACCCGGCAACGTCTTGCTCGCCGACGACGGCGGCGTCAAGATCACCGACATCGGCCTCTCTCAGCCACCTGCGGACCCGGCCTTCCGCGCACCGGAGGTGGCCAACGGCGAACCCGCCAGTCCAGCCTCCGACGCGTACTCCCTCGGGGCGACGCTGTTCACCGCTGTGGAAGGCACCCCGCCCTTCGGGTCGGACGGCACCAGCGAGCCGGTGGTACCCCGGCGGACCGGGCCACTCACCGGCGCCCTGCTCAAGCTGCTGCGCACCGACCCCGAACTGCGCCCGATGTTGCCCGACACGATCAAGGCACTCCAGGCGGTCAGCAGAGGCCAGCAGAACGGGTTCGTACCTCCGACCGCGCCCGCCATGCCGACCGTTCCGCTGCTGCCACGGCCCCCTCGGATTCCCGCGCAGGCGGGCCCCGCCACCGCCGCCGCACCACAGGCGGGACGGCTGCGCTCACTCCCCCGATCGTGGACATGGAGCCTTGCGGCACTGGTCGTCGCGGCAGCGTTCGCGCTGCTGTTCGCCGTGATGTGA
- a CDS encoding response regulator: MTEDKRTRGPVTVFLVDDHALFRAGARTELESITDEVRVVGEAGSVAEAVAGIARTRPQVVLLDVHMPDGGGAEVLRRVRPEQPDVVFLALSVSDAAEDVIAVIRAGARGYVTKTISSRELVRAVVRVADGDAVFSPRLAGFVLDAFADRPGAEPISDPDLDLLTPRERDVLRLLARGYAYKEIASELFISVKTVETHVSSVLRKTQLSNRYELSRWASDRRLV, translated from the coding sequence GTGACGGAAGACAAGCGGACGCGGGGACCGGTGACGGTGTTCCTCGTCGACGACCACGCGCTGTTTCGCGCGGGGGCGCGCACCGAGCTGGAATCGATCACCGACGAGGTTCGCGTTGTTGGCGAGGCCGGTTCGGTCGCCGAGGCGGTGGCCGGCATAGCGCGCACCCGGCCGCAGGTGGTGCTGCTCGACGTGCACATGCCCGATGGCGGCGGTGCCGAGGTGTTGCGGCGGGTGCGGCCCGAACAACCGGATGTGGTGTTTCTGGCGCTGTCGGTCTCCGACGCCGCCGAGGACGTGATCGCGGTGATCAGGGCGGGTGCGCGTGGCTACGTCACCAAGACGATCTCTTCGCGGGAACTGGTGCGGGCGGTGGTCCGCGTCGCCGACGGCGATGCCGTGTTCTCGCCGCGGCTGGCGGGGTTCGTCCTGGACGCCTTCGCCGACCGGCCGGGCGCGGAGCCTATCAGCGATCCCGACCTCGACCTGCTCACCCCGAGGGAACGCGACGTGCTGCGGCTGCTGGCCCGCGGCTACGCCTACAAGGAGATCGCCTCGGAGTTGTTCATCTCCGTGAAGACCGTGGAGACGCACGTGTCGAGTGTGCTGCGCAAGACACAGCTTTCGAACCGCTACGAGCTGTCCCGCTGGGCCTCCGACCGCCGCTTGGTCTAG
- a CDS encoding serine/threonine-protein kinase, translating to MSDEGRLVAGRYRVIKRIGTGAMGAVWQAHDEVLHRTVAIKQLLLQPGLDEHEAEDARQRTMREGRIAARLHHPNAITVFDVVTDDNGQPCLIMEYLASTSLAEELRQRTTLPPLEVAKIGAQIAAALKEAHAVGIVHRDIKPGNILLTGSGLVKITDFGISRAKDDVTVTKTGMIAGTPAYLAPEVAIGGNPGPESDIFSLGSTLYAATEGQPPFGLSENTLSLLHAVAAGQINPPRQSGPLASVLAVMLHPDTRHRPTAQECEELLSAVARGETPIGGGADDPTRMQSSGPGSTAVLGAARAGAIGGALGAAAANDDALPTAHSGTLGDGAEGPNAGHYAAGYPGKGYPTEPYDGYPGAGAPDRTRAVPYGDLDDTADYGVYRGYGHDEYGEYRDYDGADGANYDERYEPYDDPADDQQQGNWKIPAVIGSVVVVGMAVFAFWVFGSPGGSDAEQEDPPQRPVATTSQMSSPTPQPTTTTSEEPVETVETESPVEEYTPPPEPPPQPETTVEPTEETSTTTSTTTSTSIVEPTEPTATSTPTSSP from the coding sequence GTGAGCGACGAGGGTCGCCTGGTCGCCGGCCGCTACCGCGTGATCAAGCGGATCGGGACCGGTGCCATGGGCGCCGTCTGGCAGGCGCACGACGAGGTGCTGCACCGCACGGTCGCGATCAAGCAACTGTTGCTGCAGCCAGGTCTCGACGAGCACGAGGCGGAGGACGCGCGGCAGCGGACCATGCGCGAGGGCAGGATCGCCGCGCGGCTACATCATCCGAACGCCATCACGGTGTTCGACGTCGTCACCGACGACAACGGCCAGCCGTGCCTGATCATGGAGTACCTCGCGTCGACGAGCCTCGCCGAGGAACTGCGGCAGCGGACCACCCTTCCACCGCTCGAGGTCGCGAAGATCGGCGCGCAGATCGCTGCGGCGTTGAAGGAAGCGCACGCGGTCGGCATCGTCCACAGAGACATCAAACCGGGCAACATCCTGCTCACCGGCAGCGGGCTCGTGAAGATCACCGACTTCGGAATCTCGCGAGCGAAGGACGACGTCACCGTCACCAAGACGGGAATGATCGCGGGCACCCCCGCCTACCTCGCGCCCGAGGTGGCGATCGGGGGGAACCCAGGCCCGGAGTCGGACATCTTCTCGCTGGGCTCCACCCTCTACGCGGCCACGGAGGGGCAGCCACCGTTCGGTCTGAGTGAGAACACCCTCAGCTTGCTGCACGCGGTCGCCGCTGGGCAGATCAACCCACCACGGCAGTCGGGTCCACTCGCGAGCGTGCTCGCCGTGATGCTGCACCCGGACACCAGGCACCGGCCGACGGCGCAGGAATGCGAGGAACTGCTCTCGGCTGTCGCCCGAGGCGAGACCCCGATCGGTGGAGGCGCTGACGACCCGACGCGAATGCAGTCGTCCGGCCCCGGCAGCACCGCCGTGCTCGGTGCGGCGAGGGCGGGAGCGATCGGTGGTGCGCTTGGCGCCGCCGCGGCCAACGACGACGCGCTGCCTACCGCCCACTCCGGGACCCTCGGTGACGGCGCCGAGGGGCCCAATGCCGGGCACTACGCCGCTGGTTACCCAGGGAAGGGCTACCCCACCGAGCCCTACGACGGCTACCCGGGAGCTGGAGCACCCGACCGTACCCGTGCGGTTCCCTACGGGGATCTTGACGACACCGCCGACTACGGCGTCTACCGAGGCTACGGCCACGACGAGTACGGCGAATACCGCGACTACGACGGCGCCGACGGCGCGAACTACGACGAGCGCTACGAGCCGTACGACGACCCGGCGGACGACCAGCAACAGGGCAACTGGAAGATTCCGGCCGTTATCGGCAGCGTGGTGGTCGTCGGGATGGCGGTGTTCGCCTTCTGGGTGTTCGGCAGCCCGGGAGGCAGCGACGCCGAACAGGAGGACCCGCCGCAGCGTCCGGTGGCGACGACCTCGCAGATGTCCTCTCCGACTCCGCAACCCACCACGACCACTTCGGAGGAACCGGTGGAGACCGTGGAGACCGAGAGTCCCGTCGAGGAGTACACGCCGCCGCCCGAACCGCCACCGCAGCCGGAGACGACGGTCGAGCCGACCGAGGAGACGTCTACCACCACGTCTACCACCACGTCGACATCGATTGTCGAACCCACTGAACCGACGGCGACATCCACTCCGACGTCCAGCCCTTAG